The following is a genomic window from Physeter macrocephalus isolate SW-GA unplaced genomic scaffold, ASM283717v5 random_322, whole genome shotgun sequence.
ATGAACAAACCTTTGGCAAGTTTTGacgaagaaaaggaaaagcactGATAGGCGATGGTAGGAATGAAAAAAGGAATACACTGACAATGGGGAGATTGCAAAGGGCAGGAGAAAACTACACAAAACTTCATAGCAATAAATTACCAATCTAGGTATAACAGATGACCTTTTATGAAACAACCCAAGCCCTTTTACAACAATAAactctcacaacagccctgtgccTTGGACAGGCAGTGCTCCTGTTATGTtttctagaaggagaagagatggagaggtggacacccagcacagggccctgGCAAGCCACCCAGCTTTGTCTCAAAGGTCACGGCCATGGGAGCACGTGCACATTGACGGCACAGAACCACGCCACTCCCGCACTTCCAGCCGTCGCCGGAGCCCCCTGCGTGGACGGCcaaccttatttatttttccacttgaAATGCCATAAGgggtttcactttatttttacttcaaaagCAGCACCATAAAAATTCTTGATGATTAGAGCTCCAGCTGTCTTAAGTTGTTTGTCAAGGGATCGGTTACTCAAATCTCCTACGGAGGGAAACAGTTTCAGGCGAGAAGCCATGGGAGCTGAGAAACGCAAATGTCTCATCTCTGAAAACTTTCAGACTCCCTCCTGTTCACCGCCTGGCCtgccccctgctccccctcccccaatcccacCATCTGCTCTCCAGAGAGCAGATCAAATTTTCAGCCTAAGGTACTGTGGCGCCAAGGACTCAGCCCCTCCATgctaccccctgccccccaccaactTAGAAATCCAACACCACGACCCAAATGGACTGCAGCCACATAAAACCACAGAGTAAAGTTTATAAagctttattaaacatttcaaaCAGCTGTGCAACGAACACACCAGAAATAAAAGCTCCAGAATAGCAGTCCAAATGTTCCACAAGTGTGGCCTCGCAGTCCCATTCCCTAGATGGACTGCCTCCAGTTCTGTCCTCTGCCtggcccacctccctcccccttcagGCAAGAGAAAGATGGATGGTTTAGACTGGAAGGACAACCATGCTGATCCCCAGCGGGCAGGGGCCAGGAGACAGTCTCATTTGCCAACACTTCTACTGAAgcgcagaaaaagaaaaaagcaagtgaCAGTCACAAAGTCTTCCCGTGTATTCTTCGTAACGTATACAGTCTATACGCGCAGGACCGGAGAAGCTCCTGGCACGAGGACGATGGCCACCGCTCCCCTCTGTCTCGTCTGAACCACCTCGGAGTCCAGTATGCTGGTCGCTCTGCAATCCCCATACTAAATACCAACTGTAGCGGCCCCTGCAAGCTAGCTATTGCTACACCTCAAAATCACAACACGTTCGATAAAGCTTCTTTAAAAAGGATTTACACATGTACTTGTACACGTACGtatacacacacgcgcacgcacggCACACCACACCAAAAAATATCCAAACGCCTATCAGGGGATCGTGGCTGTTATGAAACACACAAGTACTCTCCCATTCACTCGGCTGGGGACTGCTAGATCTACGTAAACACACCACACATCAATCCTGCGGAGCATGCATGGGAGACAAAATGAGGCCCCCTCCTTGCGACAGTTgagaaaggcaggaggaagggcaAAGGAAGCGAAGCTGGGTTGCTGAGCAGGAGCCCAGACCCCCAGGTGAAAGAGCAACATGTATCTGTTACTTCTTCCTTCAAAATGAAGTGGGGAGAATACTGAAGATTTGTGGACAGCAGTCAAGACACAATTCTGTCTAGCCTGCCGGCCAGGGAAGAAGGATGAAAAAGCGAGGCTCTCGGGCATCAGCAATCTCTTTATATTCGAGATAAGTGCAAAACTGAGCCCTGTCTTGGACAGGCGCTCCCCAAAAAAGGAAAGGGCTAAAGAGAACTAACAGGAAGCCAAGAGAGGGACGGAGGAGTCAGTAACACTCTGAGAAGGGAGGAACCCCTGACAAGGAAGGGTCACAAAGGTGACAATGAGACTGGCATTTTATCTGCCCGGATCATGCTGGGGCAGTTGACCAGGATGGGTGCAGGCTCCTCGTGGGAATAAGGCGAGGGGGGTGGCCATCCTGCCAGTCGGGGGCCAAGATGGGGACAGAACACACACAACCACAAGACCACCCACGACTACAGGACTCTACGATAAAAGCACCGGTCAGTGCTATTGTTCACATTATAAGGATAAAACGTCACAGGCCAAAAAGGCGCCATCAGGAATGTGGCACCCGCAGGGCCGCGGGATTTGAAACTCCAATGCTTTATGACCTATGTCAATGCCTCCCCTCCCGTCTTCTGCTTCCTTGGAAAGCTAACTGGGCTGGCTGTTAGGTGCCCACAACGCCGGGGTCGTGTGCCGATTCCGGAAGCGGGGAATCGGAGCAGTGGTACAGGAAACAGTTTCCCCAGCAGCTATAGCAGATGAGGAACAGGGCTGCCAGGAAAACCAAGGCACAAATTGTGCAAGGCTTCCGTTCCAGGAGGAAGCTGAGCAGGTAGAAGCCCATGAACATGGAGTGGCTGAACCACAGGGCGGGGTTGAGGGGCTTGGGGATGAGGAGGACGGGCAGCAGCCACTGGAGGCAATACATGATCTCTGCTGGACAGGGCCTTCGCCAAGGCCACCGGGCACCGCTGCAGGAACCGACCTAATGGGAGCCAGCGGGCGCAGGCGGCTGCCCTCTGCTTTCTTCAACCCTCGCTCTCCAGGAGCTGAGCCGCTGTGGTCTCTGGCTGTCAGCCCGGGATCACCAAGGCAGCAGGGATCCTGAAGAGAAAAGTCAACACAACAGACAAACAGAcacaaaacagacagacagacaaaaaaaaaaaaaacaggaacagaatgtatacttatttggaaaaatggatCATGGTTAACAACAGCAAATGTGAATGCcctttcctccctgcccacccatgGAAGTCTACTCCTCTCCAAGTCACCCTTTCCAGAAGCATCCTGGGTGTCTCCCCTTCTTGGGGGCTAGGCCAGAGGGCTCTAGGCAGGTCCGGCACAGTGGCCTGGCTttgcctgggccctgcccagcaGAGATCATGTATCGCCTCCTGGGGCTGCGGCCCGTCCTCAAGGGACCCAGACCTCACAATACCGCCCTGTGGTTGCCACCGGACGGCCATGGGCTCCATGCTGTGACCCCTGAGGAATAAGAAAAGGATTCTGTATCTAGTATCTctcacagcaggtgctcagtggaGAGTTAAAGTAGTTAGCGGCGCACTGCCGGCGGGAGATTGCCGGCAATGGATCCTTGCAAGCTCTGGGAAGGCGCCGCGGCAGCATCactgaatattttgttttaagatgGCAGCCTAGAATGAGCTTGCCTTTTTCAAATAATCCGGCGTCATTTTGCCAAAATCAGCCAACTTCTTTGAAAGTcaatgtagggggaaaaaaaatcaccgtGCTACTTCGTCCAAACTGACCTCTCTGGGTTCACTTGCGCTCTCCATCTGCTGCCGGCACTGTATAGAACTTGACCTCTATGAgcttttaatcaaaattaattttctatccaCATAGGGGCAAATGCCAGTTGGCCCCTGTGCCAGGCAGTTTGCTGGAGAGAAGAAGTGCTCTCGAGCAGCGGGCCACCGGTGCGCCAGGGCCGCGCTCGCAGACCGCATTCCGGTCTTCGCGCTGCGCCAGGAATCGGAGCGGCGGCAGCCACGACCCTCTGGCGGCGGTAGCAAAACCCTCCCGCAAGCTCCAGACGCCCAGCGCAACGGGTACAAAGAACCTCGCTGGCTGAGGAAGACCTACCAGCGCCTGGAGGGTAGGGGAGCAGAGGTTGAATTACCCGCCTAGCAGAAAACTATCCCAGAGCACATTCAGACCACTTCTTTGGGGAGCTCATCCCATCCCTTCCGCGCATACAAAGGCGCCATCCTTCCTACAGGGTAGACACCCGGTGACTATCGCTTTCGCACCTAGGGCTCAGTGCCCTGGCTCGGCTCCCTACGGCCGCCACCGCTGTAAATCTAGCAACCGTAAGAAGCGGGATGCGGGCATCAGGGAAAGGTTCCGCGCTCAGAGGCTCTCGCAAAGCAGAGGACGTGGTCTTCTAATACATCGGATATTAGAAAAAGAGTGCTGAGCGGGGGGCCTGTGAAGCCAAGGCTTCTGGAAGGGGCACCTGTTTTTGCTCCGCGGGGCAGATGATCCCTCTCTAAATTAGGTCCCCCTGCTTTTCCATCCTTGCCCAGGTGCGATCTGGCGCGGCACCGGACACTGGGCTCGAATTTGCAGGCCCGGGCTCGGAGAGATGGGCTCCGCTACCAAGGGGCGCGCACCCCTACTCTTATCCTATGCGCTAACTCAGAGTTGCATTTCCCCtccattttacattaaaattcaaaCGCGGGCACAGCGGAATCTTCTGGAAGGGGGCTAAGATGAACTCAGGAGGCGGGGGTCGGTGTGGAAAGAGCagatggattattttttttcctctcctgacGAATGAGGAGCGCCCCCGGCCACCCCTCCTCACGgacgcccccccccccgcacgCATGCGCACTTTGGCGGTGGGCGGATACTTAAGGCGCGGCCACCGCGGCTGCGGCAGTGCGCCCAACAGCGGACTCCGAGAGGCCAACGGACCTCGGAACCGGCAGCACTCACTCTCAACCACCCACCCACCACTCTCGGAACCATGGCGGCAGTGGCGGCAGCCTCGGCTGAACTGCTCATCATCGGCTGGTACATTTTCCGCGTGCTGCTGCAGGTAAGTGTGCCCTGGCTCTGGGTGGGAGAGGGTCGCGATGTGCGCCCCCTGAACCGGCAAGCCCGCGTCACAATTGCCGCATCCCGACCCGTCCTTTCCTGATTGCCGCGATCCCTGCCCACCCAAGTGCCGCGGCCGGCACTGCACGCCCCCGCCCATCCCCTGCGCCCTCCTCCTTGCGTAGACCCTTCCCAGTGCGCCCGCCCGGGAACAAAGAGTTGGGGCGCGGCGGGCGCCAGCCGCGGACGATCGCCGAGGCTCTTAGCGACCAACGTGGTAAGAAAATACCGCTACGTGAGACTCGACCCCAGGAGGGAGGCGGGGCACTTCTGTTTTGCGAAAAGAGACTTTACCGCTCACACAGCGGAATttttccaccttaaaaaaatTGCGCATTGCGGGGaaattttcctttagaaaatataGTACTTGCAGGGGTGggacaaaaaaaaataagttagaaaaagGCACTTctcaggggaaaaacaaaaacagcaccCCGCAAACAAGATTATAACAAATCAGAAAAAATCGCGggaaaaaatgaattagagaaaatGCGCATTGCAGGAAGAATAAATCAGACAAAAGCACTTGGCAGAAAAAAATTGCATTAGATAAAAAGCGCCttgcagaaaaaatattagaCAAAGGAGCTAACAAACTATGAATCGATAAGAACGCTTTGAAGAAAACAATTAGAGGAAAAGGTTCTTTGCaggaaaaatagaacagaaaaaaagcgCTTCCGAAAAAGGACAGTtcgctttataaaaaaaaaaatcaaatagaggCAAAGCGCTttgtgtaaaaagaaataaatcagaagAATTGCTTTGCCCATAAAATCATCTACCCTAAAAGCACCCCTTGCAGGAAGAATTCCCTGCTAAAGGAATCCTTTGCCAAAGGAATCGCATATTTCCTTCAAGGTGTTCCTGGAATGCTGCATTTACTGGGTAGGATTCGCTTTTCGAAATCCTCCAGGGACACAGCCCATTGCGAGAAGTGAGGTATACCTAAGTTGTGGGTCCAATCAGCTTGCGGCCATGCAGCCTTCAGCACAGTTGGAAAAGCTCCAGCTGCCCTGACTCGTGGACAAGCTGCGCCCGCACCCGCCTCTCCTCATTGGACAggcgggcggggcagggggcggggcgggggcgggcacgGCAGCACTACAGACACGCTGCGGGTGCTCGCCTCTAAGGGCAGGTCCTGGGTCTCTCTCTCGCCACAGGTGTTCAGGTACTCCCTGCAGAAGCTGGCGTACACCGTGTCGAGAACCGGACGGCACGTGCTGGGAGAGCGCCGCCAGCGGGCCCCCAACTGAGGCTCCAGTCCCCTCCCCTGGGCGGCCGTGTCACCAGGTGCTCCTGTGCAGTTCCACCAGCATGGGAGCCAGTGCCGCGCAGGAATGGGGCGTCCCCTGTGCCCTCTCGCCAGAGGAGCACTTGCCAAGGTCAGTGAGGGGCCGGTAGGCCCCCGGAGAAGCAGCACCGACAATGACGACAACACCagatcccttccccacccctttgCACCCGTCCTACTGCGGGTGGCatagagggaggaggggggaatgggGGGAGCAGACCCCTGAGATCTGGGTACAGGCAACGCATTCAGATCTGGACCAAGTCGGGACAGCGCCATCCCAGCCCCACAGCCACGGCCATGCCAGTAGGCCGCACCACAGAGATCCAGACAACCACACCAGCCAGCAGAATGGACATTCCAACTTCACCAGCCGAAGCCCTGAATCTCCGTGCAGCAGACAAGTGACAACTGCGTGCCTGTGTGGCGGGACTGGAGGgcagagggtgagggaggagggttAAGAAACAGAGCGGGGCCCTCTCACTGTCCCTTGCCTATGGCATGTGCATTCCAGCCTTGCTGCCTTTGCTCCCTCAGTTCCTCtttccccccactcccacccaaaAGAAATGTGTCACTCAATTTGGACCTACTGAACAAGAAAACGAATCCCATCTTTACCAAAACACCTTCTccaagcccccagcccctcactgATCTTGCATCCCCCAGGTCTCACGCAATTGTGGTCAATATTGTGGTAATCGCTAATTGTAATGATTGTATAAGTGTGCATTAGTTGTGTCTCCCCGgctagattgtaagctcctggAGGACAGGGACCGCctctacaaaaaaattaaaaaagtaccTCCCCTGTCTCGCACAGTGTCCCAGGACCCTGCGGGGCGGTGGAGGCGCACCAAAAAGTTTTGTCTCCTGTGACTTCTTTTCCGGCTTCAACACATACTTCTAAGACTGGGCTGATGTGCCCATTGTGGAGTGGGCACTCTacttgggagagggatggaggggaagcaacaaaatgggaataaacctTCACACACCCAGTTCCATCTCAACACTGTCCTGAGATAAAGAACCACATCCCTGCACCACCACCCAAAGAAAATGGTGGACATCTTCACTTGTGGTCTCAGAATAAGGGACCACTTATACCTTCCCAAAGCTGTGGGTGCCTTCAGTTTTCCTGGGATAAGGGGCTGTGGCAAGTAATCAGtgggaaggatggaaggagggaaaagataGGAGGGGGAAAAGTGGAAAGAGCCCTCAAAATGGAGGTACTCGGGACCAAGAGGGTGATCAGGAATTCAGATCACAGTCTTATCTCCATCCAGGATCCCCAAGGAAATGagcacggggggtgggggggtggggggggtgggggtgggggaggcagtgGTTTGGACAATGACTATGGGGTAAAAGGTGTGGTGTGGTGCCTTCCCCGCCCAGCTCATCCCTCCAGGCCCTATCACCTCTAACAGAACCACTACAACGGCATCCTGCCAGGCCTGCCTACTTTCCCAGGGTCTCCTCCCCGACCCTCAGGAACCTCTCTCCAGCTCACTCTCCCCACtactgggtcctctgcttctcCCAGCACGAGCCTCCATATCCTTAAGGGTGCTTACCAGGTCCCGGGCCCTGGGCTCTCCCCTGCCATCATGCCAGGGTGGTGGGGTGGGCTGCCTGCTCGGCTCCCAAGTTCTCTCTCCCACTCCTCAGTGAGTCAGGGCTTCTTTTACGTGGGGTCAGCTGACTGCCTCACCAAATGGCCCTGCCGCCTGTTCAGCCTCGTCTCTGGCTTTGTGTGCCCTTGTCACCACACACCTGTTCCTGGGTCAACATCCAGGGAGTGAGTTGGAGGGCTATAAATCTTTCTGCCACTTCCTCAAATCCCTTAGTCACAGTTGTCACAAACAATTCTGGAGCACAAAGGACCTCAATCCCTTGAGCCTGATGTTACCCGCCCCTGCGCCAGACCCTAGCGTTTCTCAGCCCATCCACTAGCACCTTTAGAGGCACCTATAACTTCAGTTCAAGATAAGAGAAATTATGGGGGTGGAGGGCATAGACCTCAATTCCAGTATTGGCTTTGCCATCAGTCAGCCCAGGGAACCTGGTCAGGTCACTCCTAGCCACCTTCGGTTCCCCTCTGTAAAAGGACTGCTAAGATCCCAGTGAACCCCAACATACTAGAAACATTCTGCCACCACAGTGGCAATCAGGACTCAATGGGACCAGGGTGCGGATGTGCGATCAGAGCCTCATCCTCCTCAGGCTGGGTGGTTCCAGCCCCTACCGTAGCCTGTAGGTGGGGTTGGTCTCCTCTTGCCCCAGGGTGACTCAGCAGCAGGCAATGCCCACACCTCCCTTCTGAAGCCTGTATCTTGGCAAGCCTCAAGACTGGGAGTTTCTGTGGTTTTCCACACTAAATGCAGAGAACCATGAACATATTTCAGCATGTGTTCTCGATAAAGGGTGCCCCTCCCCTCAGAGCCCTCAAGGGGTGTGCCCACAGCCCCACTGCCCCAGATGCTCTAATCTCAGCCCAGTTATAAGGTAGCTGGGTTCAGGGGGACAGGCTGCAGCAGCACTGAAGTGTCTGGCTGCTCTCAACACTGTAGGCCCCCTTTTAAAAGGCAGGAGGCTGCTGGCAGCCCCAGGGCTTTCCAGATGATCTTGGCAAAGCCCAACTGCAGGGctttctccatccatccatcagcagGGCTCTGAGTGTGGCATGATGAAATGACAGACTTCCAGGCAAGGGCTGCCCTGATGGGCTGCACCCGCACGGGTGGCTTGAATGTGCAATGTCCACTCCCCACTTTTGCGTCCCATCCAAACCCTCATGTTATGGCAGGAAACACAGTCCACCAGAGAAGATGGAAGGAATGTGTTCACTTTCTATTCCTGTGCAATGCTTAAAAGTCTAGTCCAAACACAtcttgtttataaaattttttccaGAAGCAATaccattaaaacattttattcggATAGCAACAAAAAGAGTTGAAAATGACTACAGTTTTGTTGCAAAGCCCTTAGTCCACAGGCCCTCCCTTTGCTTAAATTTTCTCTACCACATCCTCAAGACTTTGCCCCCACGAGGCCAAGGAGAGAGCAGTTGAGTTATGAGGGAACTGGAATGGCTTTGAGAGACTCCAGCAACAGGCAAGACTCTTGGGACTAATGCCCCCAAAGGATGTTAGTTTCTTAGCCTAACCAGTTGAGGTTAAACTGCAGAGGGGTTTAGGTACCATGACTGTCGGAAGTGTGCGGTGCTATGTGACACTGTTACCTCTACCTGTGGAATATTTGGATTGCGACTGAACGACAAGTTTCTTGAGCTTCAGCTGCAGGACAGCAACAGCTTATTACATGTGGGTTGGATTGGATGAGGGAGCAGGTGTGCTGTGAGTCATTTGctagacatttattttcaaacttctaTCTACTCAGAAGCCAGTACCCTACAGTGAGATTCTGAACTTGCAGTGAGTTTTACCCCCCGAGATTtaaacatgcacacatatacaaaaCATTA
Proteins encoded in this region:
- the NNAT gene encoding neuronatin isoform X2; protein product: MAAVAAASAELLIIGWYIFRVLLQVFRYSLQKLAYTVSRTGRHVLGERRQRAPN
- the NNAT gene encoding neuronatin isoform X1, with amino-acid sequence MAAVAAASAELLIIGWYIFRVLLQVFLECCIYWVGFAFRNPPGTQPIARSEVFRYSLQKLAYTVSRTGRHVLGERRQRAPN
- the BLCAP gene encoding apoptosis inducing factor BLCAP yields the protein MYCLQWLLPVLLIPKPLNPALWFSHSMFMGFYLLSFLLERKPCTICALVFLAALFLICYSCWGNCFLYHCSDSPLPESAHDPGVVGT
- the NNAT gene encoding neuronatin isoform X3; this encodes MAAVAAASAELLIIGWYIFRVLLQVFLECCIYWVGFAFRNPPGTQPIARSVQVLPAEAGVHRVENRTARAGRAPPAGPQLRLQSPPLGGRVTRCSCAVPPAWEPVPRRNGASPVPSRQRSTCQGQ